From Magnolia sinica isolate HGM2019 chromosome 13, MsV1, whole genome shotgun sequence, one genomic window encodes:
- the LOC131223719 gene encoding leucine-rich repeat receptor protein kinase HPCA1-like yields the protein MATMPWTWLLLLLAAAVHLYMVSSDSHGQDVAALLALRDAWQHTLPSWHKSNDPCNSKWDGVYCTGERVTELKSSSIGLVGYLGGDIGGLTDLQILDLSSNKGLSGFISPSISGLKKLNTLILAGCSFTGNIPKELGNLQELSFLALNSNNFTGQIPPSLGMLSKVYWLDLADNQLTGSLPVSTSTTPGLDHLHNAKHFHFSNNKLLGKIPAKLFSSEMKLIHILFDGNQLTGEIPSTLGLVQTLEFLNLANNQLTGPVPDLTGMTSFTYMDLSNNSFNVSEVPDWLSTTRSLTTIIMENGALEGPVPKELFSIPQLLQVKLKNNAFNGTLDMGESISPQLQLVDLENNQITSVTEHLSYTKTLELVGNPLCTSPMPDYDKYCRDQQSSAKTYSTSLENCSSISCPSGQRPSPQSCHCAYPFTGTLIFRAPPFSDLSNSTRFQSLEMKMWMELSLTPGSVSLQNLSLDMHRRLVMDLELFPSNGKSFNWSEIQRIGFALHNQSFKPPNEFGPYSFITPLNYPFPEGSGGTSISSGIIIGIAIGCTVMVLLLVGVGIYTFRQKKRAERAIQLGRPFASWGLSSGDSGGAPQLKGARCFSYDELKKATNNFSEINEIGSGGYGKVYRGKLLGGQIVAIKKAQQGSMQGGLEFKTEIELLSRVHHKNLVSLLGFCFENGEQMLIYEYVLNGTLSQSLSGRNGIHLEWKRRLRIALDSARGLAYLHELADPPIIHRDVKSANILLNENLTAKVGDFGLSKLVSDSRKGHVSTQVKGTFGYLDPEYYMTQQLTDKSDVYSFGVVMLELISAKKPIENGKYIVRVVQMAMDKNEEYYGLSEIMDPSIRYATNLIGFGRFLELAMQCVKELAADRPTMSEVVKEIETILQNDGLNTNSASASSSATNFGFMKGSVHDPYDQTLLKKDENSDAFDYSGGYALSAKVEPK from the exons TGGCAGCACTGCTAGCTCTAAGGGATGCATGGCAGCACACGCTGCCAAGTTGGCATAAATCAAATGATCCTTGCAATTCGAAGTGGGATGGGGTCTATTGCACTGGTGAAAGGGTGACCGAATT GAAATCATCATCCATAGGCCTTGTGGGTTATCTCGGCGGCGACATTGGGGGACTTACTGACTTGCAAATCTT GGACCTTTCTTCCAACAAGGGCCTATCTGGATTCATCTCTCCATCGATAAGCGGGTTGAAGAAATTAAACACTCT GATCCTGGCTGGCTGCAGCTTCACTGGCAACATCCCAAAGGAATTAGGAAACCTACAAGAACTCTCGTTCCT GGCTCTGAATTCAAACAACTTCACTGGTCAAATACCTCCTTCTTTGGGTATGCTCTCCAAAGTTTACTGGCTGGACCTGGCAGACAATCAGCTGACTGGATCTCTCCCTGTCTCAACGTCAACCACCCCCGGGTTGGACCATCTTCACAATGCAAAGCATTT CCATTTCAGCAATAACAAGCTATTGGGTAAAATTCCAGCCAAGCTTTTCAGCTCTGAAATGAAGCTGATACACAT ACTATTTGATGGAAATCAACTAACTGGGGAGATCCCATCCACACTAGGGCTTGTGCAAACCCTAGAGTTTCT gaatttagcaaACAACCAGTTGACAGGCCCAGTACCTGACCTGACAGGAATGACTTCTTTCACTTACAT GGACCTCAGCAACAATTCATTCAATGTATCAGAAGTTCCGGACTGGCTCTCAACCACACGATCTCTCACCACTAT AATCATGGAAAACGGAGCACTTGAAGGTCCAGTCCCCAAAGAGCTGTTCAGCATTCCACAACTGCTGCAAGT GAAATTAAAGAACAATGCATTCAATGGCACCTTGGACATGGGTGAAAGCATCAGCCCACAACTACAACTGGTAGATTTGGAAAACAACCAAATTACCTCCGTTACGGAGCATCTCAGCTATACAAAAACTCTAGA ACTAGTCGGGAACCCACTCTGTACTTCCCCTATGCCTGACTATGATAAGTACTGCCGGGACCAGCAATCATCAGCAAAAACCTATTCAACCAGTCTGGAAAACTGTAGCAGTATATCATGTCCCTCCGGACAGAGGCCAAGCCCTCAGAGTTGCCATTGTGCCTACCCATTCACTGGAACTCTGATATTCAGAGCACCTCCTTTCAGTGACTTGTCCAACAGCACGAGATTCCAGTCACTGGAAATGAAAATGTGGATGGAACTCAGCCTAACTCCAGGTTCAGTATCTCTTCAGAACCTATCCTTAGACATGCATCGCCGTCTCGTGATGGACTTGGAACTCTTCCCTTCCAACGGAAAGTCCTTCAACTGGTCAGAGATTCAGAGGATCGGCTTCGCTCTTCACAACCAAAGTTTTAAACCACCCAATGAGTTTGGACCATACTCTTTTATTACACCTCTAAATTATCCTTTCCCAG AGGGAAGTGGAGGGACTTCGATAAGTTCAGGCATAATCATTGGGATAGCCATCGGTTGCACTGTTATGGTTCTCCTGCTAGTGGGAGTGGGGATATACACCTTCCGGCAAAAGAAACGGGCTGAAAGAGCCATCCAATTAGGCAGACCTTTCG CATCTTGGGGTCTGAGCAGCGGAGACAGTGGCGGTGCACCACAACTAAAAGGTGCACGATGTTTTTCTTATGATGAACTCAAAAAGGCCACCAACAACTTCTCAGAGATCAATGAGATTGGATCAGGAGGTTATGGCAAG GTTTACCGAGGTAAACTTCTAGGTGGGCAGATTGTGGCAATCAAAAAAGCACAGCAAGGATCCATGCAAGGTGGGCTGGAGTTCAAGACTGAAATTGAGTTGCTTTCTAGGGTTCATCACAAGAACCTTGTCAGTCTCTTGGGTTTCTGTTTTGAGAATGGTGAACAGATGCTGATCTACGAATATGTTCTAAATGGAACACTAAGCCAAAGCTTGTCTG GGAGAAATGGCATCCATCTGGAATGGAAGAGGAGACTTCGTATTGCTTTAGACTCAGCAAGAGGATTAGCTTATCTTCACGAACTCGCCGATCCTCCCATAATACATAGAGACGTCAAGTCTGCTAATATTCTTTTGAATGAAAATCTAACTGCCAAGGTTGGAGACTTTGGCCTGTCAAAGCTAGTATCAGATAGCAGAAAGGGACATGTTTCTACTCAAGTTAAAGGCACATTT GGTTATCTCGATCCTGAATATTACATGACTCAACAACTGACAGATAAGAGCGACGTATACAGCTTCGGTGTGGTTATGCTCGAGCTGATATCTGCGAAGAAGCCAATAGAGAATGGCAAGTATATTGTTCGGGTGGTCCAAATGGCAATGGATAAAAATGAAGAATACTACGGCCTGAGCGAGATAATGGATCCTTCCATTCGGTATGCAACCAATCTCATTGGTTTTGGGAGGTTTTTGGAGTTGGCCATGCAATGCGTCAAAGAATTGGCTGCGGACCGTCCAACAATGAGTGAGGTGGTGAAGGAAATCGAGACCATACTGCAGAATGATGGGCTGAACACAAACTCAGCTTCCGCATCTTCGTCTGCCACGAACTTTGGGTTCATGAAGGGTTCAGTGCACGATCCTTATGATCAAACTCTACTAAAAAAGGATGAAAATAGCGATGCTTTCGACTACAGTGGTGGGTACGCATTATCGGCCAAAGTCGAACCCAAGTag